One segment of Cardiocondyla obscurior isolate alpha-2009 linkage group LG13, Cobs3.1, whole genome shotgun sequence DNA contains the following:
- the LOC139107510 gene encoding alpha-ketoglutarate dehydrogenase component 4 isoform X1 has protein sequence MGNRAAVPSRQDTNMMASKAWKVVQPHVPMIKFRKGGINRTAVAGTIAAPSAHSGQATSAGVATGPGVIALPTIEDIHLPPRYRRRPIDQQEIEYINRGGPE, from the exons ATGGGAAATCGCGCGGCTGTTCCTAGCAGACAAGATACGAATATGATGGCAAGCAAGGCTTGGAAG GTGGTCCAGCCGCACGTGCCGATGATCAAGTTCCGCAAGGGTGGCATCAATCGTACAG CAGTTGCTGGCACGATAGCGGCGCCGTCTGCGCATTCAGGGCAGGCAACCAGTGCAGGAGTTGCAACGGGTCCCGGAGTGATCGCGTTGCCAACAATAGAGGATATCCACTTACCGCCGCGATACCGAAGACGACCGATAGACCAACAAGAAATTGAATATATCAAC CGTGGCGGACCGGAATGA
- the LOC139107510 gene encoding alpha-ketoglutarate dehydrogenase component 4 isoform X2 codes for MGNRAAVPSRQDTNMMASKAWKVVQPHVPMIKFRKGGINRTVAGTIAAPSAHSGQATSAGVATGPGVIALPTIEDIHLPPRYRRRPIDQQEIEYINRGGPE; via the exons ATGGGAAATCGCGCGGCTGTTCCTAGCAGACAAGATACGAATATGATGGCAAGCAAGGCTTGGAAG GTGGTCCAGCCGCACGTGCCGATGATCAAGTTCCGCAAGGGTGGCATCAATCGTACAG TTGCTGGCACGATAGCGGCGCCGTCTGCGCATTCAGGGCAGGCAACCAGTGCAGGAGTTGCAACGGGTCCCGGAGTGATCGCGTTGCCAACAATAGAGGATATCCACTTACCGCCGCGATACCGAAGACGACCGATAGACCAACAAGAAATTGAATATATCAAC CGTGGCGGACCGGAATGA
- the Ric-3 gene encoding sodium/potassium/calcium exchanger 1 isoform X1, which yields MAEVTDFGPRKTFFILAIVFGCFTVLWPKILHPMFTGFVTPHHSTSDSSVCCEVIFESDVTAVDIMQEMCQNILRHHPIDPRVRDALKISKLTPQTASLCREEVLARCGIDLSSFLAERESLGKTYKQVLEEIRSFNSSLCLKVNFGVPLSQLGTPHLIRYHILMPHNTIPQERRTPPHAGGMHPALRERGRAIPSSHIIPKMIDRPDQVMPKMRPPLGGAGHVVPAPKGNGTMGVIMPLYTIGIVLFFVYTIIKVLKKNSDSEIISEYPGLAAEKEFRKMVFNPEALATAMTGGTLHYPKEKSSPHRTAPTIEELNDQAAGDIEIDQLRQRLVETEAAMERIVVQMGNISRSVMHNSSSQPEIKEDAADQESHSREGEELDVAEQSPTVKVMGMEMTASCESGQKCSRPTTPIIPSPSNVEKEKTPPTPIYLEGALPPQCELLVTDSETQAEKSEDDDDAPVVLSGKMTLSLISLDQIPADSEPGNPDEKRRKVLDIEATITDKTDKTDIFQKKKKVKKNKRKDKKESEEDENEITSENENSEEEDENENEDEEEEKSEEEEENDDEEEEENEDEEDEEEEEEEDENEDEDVDEDEKEKQGEKQEKIQEKKEKKKDVEREEEEEEEEEEEDEDEEEDEEGSDGEKEEESDDEKEESDDEKEEESEDEEDRKVI from the exons ATGGCCGAGGTAACGGACTTCGGGCCGAGAAAAACGTTTTTCATACTCGCGATCGTGTTCGGCTGCTTCACGGTGCTGTGGCCGAAGATACTGCATCCCATGTTCACAGGATTCGTTACTCCGCATCACTCCACGTCGGACAGCTCGG TGTGCTGCGAAGTGATATTTGAGAGCGATGTCACTGCAGTGGACATCATGCAAGAGATGTGTCAGAACATACTGAGGCATCATCCAATTGACCCACGTGTGAGAGACGCGTTAAAGATTAGCAAGCTGACCCCACAAACCGCGAGCTTGTGTAGAGAAGAGGTCCTAGCTAGATGCGGCATAGACCTGTCGTCCTTCCtcgccgagagagagagcttgGGGAAGACCTACAAGCAAGTGCTGGAGGAGATTAGATCATTCAATAGCTCCCTTTGCCTTAAAGTGAACTTCGGTGTTCCACTGTCGCAATTAGGGACACCTCATCTTATCAGATATCATATTTTGATGCCGCACA acaCCATACCGCAAGAGCGCCGTACTCCTCCTCACGCAGGCGGAATGCATCCTGCgctgagagagagaggaagggcTATACCATCCTCTCACATCATACCAAAAATGATAGACAGACCTGACCAAGTTATGCCGAAAATGAGGCCACCTCTTGGTGGAGCTGGTCACGTTGTTCCTGCGCCCAAAGGAAATGGTACCATGGGAGTTATCATGCCGTTGTATACAATAGGAATAGTTTTGTTTTTCGTGTATACCATTATTAAG GTACTGAAGAAAAATTCTGACAGCGAGATTATCTCAGAATACCCAGGATTAGCGGCTGAAAAGGAATTTCGAAAAATGGTATTCAATCCGGAAGCTCTCGCTACCGCAATGACTGGAGGTACATTGCATTAtccgaaagaaaaatcgtcaCCGCACAGGACTGCTCCGACTATCGAGGAATTAAACGATC AAGCGGCAGGAGACATAGAGATAGATCAGCTGAGACAACGTTTGGTCGAGACGGAAGCAGCCATGGAAAGAATCGTTGTCCAGATGGGCAACATATCACGTTCAGTAATGCATAACTCGAGCTCACAGCCAGAAATCAAG gAGGACGCTGCAGACCAGGAATCACATAGTAGAGAAGGTGAAGAGTTAGATGTAGCAGAACAATCACCGACAGTTAAAGTTATGGGTATGGAAATGACAGCTAGTTGTGAAAGTGGACAGAAATGTAGCAGACCCACTACTCCCATTATTCCTTCGCCAAG TAATgttgaaaaggaaaaaacgccACCAACACCTATATATTTAGAGGGTGCTCTTCCGCCGCAATGTGAATTGCTCGTAACCGATTCAGAAACTCAAGCTGAAAAGTCAGAGGACGATGATGACGCTCCAGTTGTTCTCTCAGGCAAAAtgactctctctctcatcaGTCTCGACCAGATTCCAGCT GATTCAGAGCCCGGAAATCCAgatgaaaaaagaagaaaggttCTGGATATCGAAGCAACAATTACAGATAAAACAGATAAAACTGACatatttcaaaagaaaaagaaagttaaaaaaaataaaagaaaagataagaaGGAATCTGAAGAAGATGAAAATGAAATAACAAGTGAAAATGAAAACAGTGAAGAGGAGGACGAGAACGAAAacgaggacgaggaggaagagaagtcagaagaggaagaggagaacgatgacgaagaggaagaggagaacgaagacgaagaggatgaggaggaagaagaggaagaggatgAGAATGAGGATGAGGATGTGGATGAggatgagaaagaaaaacagggagaaaaacaggaaaaaatacaagaaaaaaaagagaaaaagaaggacgtggaaagagaagaggaagaggaggaagaagaggaagaggaagacgaagacgaagaagaggaCGAAGAAGGGAGTGATggtgaaaaagaagaagagagtgACGACGAAAAAGAGGAGAGTGACGacgaaaaagaggaagagagtgaagacgaagaagacagaaaagtgatttaa
- the Ric-3 gene encoding myb-like protein X isoform X3, with amino-acid sequence MAEVTDFGPRKTFFILAIVFGCFTVLWPKILHPMFTGFVTPHHSTSDSSDTIPQERRTPPHAGGMHPALRERGRAIPSSHIIPKMIDRPDQVMPKMRPPLGGAGHVVPAPKGNGTMGVIMPLYTIGIVLFFVYTIIKVLKKNSDSEIISEYPGLAAEKEFRKMVFNPEALATAMTGGTLHYPKEKSSPHRTAPTIEELNDQAAGDIEIDQLRQRLVETEAAMERIVVQMGNISRSVMHNSSSQPEIKEDAADQESHSREGEELDVAEQSPTVKVMGMEMTASCESGQKCSRPTTPIIPSPSNVEKEKTPPTPIYLEGALPPQCELLVTDSETQAEKSEDDDDAPVVLSGKMTLSLISLDQIPADSEPGNPDEKRRKVLDIEATITDKTDKTDIFQKKKKVKKNKRKDKKESEEDENEITSENENSEEEDENENEDEEEEKSEEEEENDDEEEEENEDEEDEEEEEEEDENEDEDVDEDEKEKQGEKQEKIQEKKEKKKDVEREEEEEEEEEEEDEDEEEDEEGSDGEKEEESDDEKEESDDEKEEESEDEEDRKVI; translated from the exons ATGGCCGAGGTAACGGACTTCGGGCCGAGAAAAACGTTTTTCATACTCGCGATCGTGTTCGGCTGCTTCACGGTGCTGTGGCCGAAGATACTGCATCCCATGTTCACAGGATTCGTTACTCCGCATCACTCCACGTCGGACAGCTCGG acaCCATACCGCAAGAGCGCCGTACTCCTCCTCACGCAGGCGGAATGCATCCTGCgctgagagagagaggaagggcTATACCATCCTCTCACATCATACCAAAAATGATAGACAGACCTGACCAAGTTATGCCGAAAATGAGGCCACCTCTTGGTGGAGCTGGTCACGTTGTTCCTGCGCCCAAAGGAAATGGTACCATGGGAGTTATCATGCCGTTGTATACAATAGGAATAGTTTTGTTTTTCGTGTATACCATTATTAAG GTACTGAAGAAAAATTCTGACAGCGAGATTATCTCAGAATACCCAGGATTAGCGGCTGAAAAGGAATTTCGAAAAATGGTATTCAATCCGGAAGCTCTCGCTACCGCAATGACTGGAGGTACATTGCATTAtccgaaagaaaaatcgtcaCCGCACAGGACTGCTCCGACTATCGAGGAATTAAACGATC AAGCGGCAGGAGACATAGAGATAGATCAGCTGAGACAACGTTTGGTCGAGACGGAAGCAGCCATGGAAAGAATCGTTGTCCAGATGGGCAACATATCACGTTCAGTAATGCATAACTCGAGCTCACAGCCAGAAATCAAG gAGGACGCTGCAGACCAGGAATCACATAGTAGAGAAGGTGAAGAGTTAGATGTAGCAGAACAATCACCGACAGTTAAAGTTATGGGTATGGAAATGACAGCTAGTTGTGAAAGTGGACAGAAATGTAGCAGACCCACTACTCCCATTATTCCTTCGCCAAG TAATgttgaaaaggaaaaaacgccACCAACACCTATATATTTAGAGGGTGCTCTTCCGCCGCAATGTGAATTGCTCGTAACCGATTCAGAAACTCAAGCTGAAAAGTCAGAGGACGATGATGACGCTCCAGTTGTTCTCTCAGGCAAAAtgactctctctctcatcaGTCTCGACCAGATTCCAGCT GATTCAGAGCCCGGAAATCCAgatgaaaaaagaagaaaggttCTGGATATCGAAGCAACAATTACAGATAAAACAGATAAAACTGACatatttcaaaagaaaaagaaagttaaaaaaaataaaagaaaagataagaaGGAATCTGAAGAAGATGAAAATGAAATAACAAGTGAAAATGAAAACAGTGAAGAGGAGGACGAGAACGAAAacgaggacgaggaggaagagaagtcagaagaggaagaggagaacgatgacgaagaggaagaggagaacgaagacgaagaggatgaggaggaagaagaggaagaggatgAGAATGAGGATGAGGATGTGGATGAggatgagaaagaaaaacagggagaaaaacaggaaaaaatacaagaaaaaaaagagaaaaagaaggacgtggaaagagaagaggaagaggaggaagaagaggaagaggaagacgaagacgaagaagaggaCGAAGAAGGGAGTGATggtgaaaaagaagaagagagtgACGACGAAAAAGAGGAGAGTGACGacgaaaaagaggaagagagtgaagacgaagaagacagaaaagtgatttaa
- the Ric-3 gene encoding uncharacterized protein Ric-3 isoform X2 encodes MAEVTDFGPRKTFFILAIVFGCFTVLWPKILHPMFTGFVTPHHSTSDSSVCCEVIFESDVTAVDIMQEMCQNILRHHPIDPRVRDALKISKLTPQTASLCREEVLARCGIDLSSFLAERESLGKTYKQVLEEIRSFNSSLCLKVNFGVPLSQLGTPHLIRYHILMPHNTIPQERRTPPHAGGMHPALRERGRAIPSSHIIPKMIDRPDQVMPKMRPPLGGAGHVVPAPKGNGTMGVIMPLYTIGIVLFFVYTIIKVLKKNSDSEIISEYPGLAAEKEFRKMVFNPEALATAMTGGTLHYPKEKSSPHRTAPTIEELNDLDGSPKSNGLAGVNRGSKEDAADQESHSREGEELDVAEQSPTVKVMGMEMTASCESGQKCSRPTTPIIPSPSNVEKEKTPPTPIYLEGALPPQCELLVTDSETQAEKSEDDDDAPVVLSGKMTLSLISLDQIPADSEPGNPDEKRRKVLDIEATITDKTDKTDIFQKKKKVKKNKRKDKKESEEDENEITSENENSEEEDENENEDEEEEKSEEEEENDDEEEEENEDEEDEEEEEEEDENEDEDVDEDEKEKQGEKQEKIQEKKEKKKDVEREEEEEEEEEEEDEDEEEDEEGSDGEKEEESDDEKEESDDEKEEESEDEEDRKVI; translated from the exons ATGGCCGAGGTAACGGACTTCGGGCCGAGAAAAACGTTTTTCATACTCGCGATCGTGTTCGGCTGCTTCACGGTGCTGTGGCCGAAGATACTGCATCCCATGTTCACAGGATTCGTTACTCCGCATCACTCCACGTCGGACAGCTCGG TGTGCTGCGAAGTGATATTTGAGAGCGATGTCACTGCAGTGGACATCATGCAAGAGATGTGTCAGAACATACTGAGGCATCATCCAATTGACCCACGTGTGAGAGACGCGTTAAAGATTAGCAAGCTGACCCCACAAACCGCGAGCTTGTGTAGAGAAGAGGTCCTAGCTAGATGCGGCATAGACCTGTCGTCCTTCCtcgccgagagagagagcttgGGGAAGACCTACAAGCAAGTGCTGGAGGAGATTAGATCATTCAATAGCTCCCTTTGCCTTAAAGTGAACTTCGGTGTTCCACTGTCGCAATTAGGGACACCTCATCTTATCAGATATCATATTTTGATGCCGCACA acaCCATACCGCAAGAGCGCCGTACTCCTCCTCACGCAGGCGGAATGCATCCTGCgctgagagagagaggaagggcTATACCATCCTCTCACATCATACCAAAAATGATAGACAGACCTGACCAAGTTATGCCGAAAATGAGGCCACCTCTTGGTGGAGCTGGTCACGTTGTTCCTGCGCCCAAAGGAAATGGTACCATGGGAGTTATCATGCCGTTGTATACAATAGGAATAGTTTTGTTTTTCGTGTATACCATTATTAAG GTACTGAAGAAAAATTCTGACAGCGAGATTATCTCAGAATACCCAGGATTAGCGGCTGAAAAGGAATTTCGAAAAATGGTATTCAATCCGGAAGCTCTCGCTACCGCAATGACTGGAGGTACATTGCATTAtccgaaagaaaaatcgtcaCCGCACAGGACTGCTCCGACTATCGAGGAATTAAACGATC TAGATGGGTCTCCAAAGTCCAACGGTCTGGCAGGGGTCAATCGCGGTTCTAAG gAGGACGCTGCAGACCAGGAATCACATAGTAGAGAAGGTGAAGAGTTAGATGTAGCAGAACAATCACCGACAGTTAAAGTTATGGGTATGGAAATGACAGCTAGTTGTGAAAGTGGACAGAAATGTAGCAGACCCACTACTCCCATTATTCCTTCGCCAAG TAATgttgaaaaggaaaaaacgccACCAACACCTATATATTTAGAGGGTGCTCTTCCGCCGCAATGTGAATTGCTCGTAACCGATTCAGAAACTCAAGCTGAAAAGTCAGAGGACGATGATGACGCTCCAGTTGTTCTCTCAGGCAAAAtgactctctctctcatcaGTCTCGACCAGATTCCAGCT GATTCAGAGCCCGGAAATCCAgatgaaaaaagaagaaaggttCTGGATATCGAAGCAACAATTACAGATAAAACAGATAAAACTGACatatttcaaaagaaaaagaaagttaaaaaaaataaaagaaaagataagaaGGAATCTGAAGAAGATGAAAATGAAATAACAAGTGAAAATGAAAACAGTGAAGAGGAGGACGAGAACGAAAacgaggacgaggaggaagagaagtcagaagaggaagaggagaacgatgacgaagaggaagaggagaacgaagacgaagaggatgaggaggaagaagaggaagaggatgAGAATGAGGATGAGGATGTGGATGAggatgagaaagaaaaacagggagaaaaacaggaaaaaatacaagaaaaaaaagagaaaaagaaggacgtggaaagagaagaggaagaggaggaagaagaggaagaggaagacgaagacgaagaagaggaCGAAGAAGGGAGTGATggtgaaaaagaagaagagagtgACGACGAAAAAGAGGAGAGTGACGacgaaaaagaggaagagagtgaagacgaagaagacagaaaagtgatttaa
- the LOC139107508 gene encoding protein MIS12 homolog has protein sequence MESDAASVELQTRKREEYEMQLFGFHSRAVYKTLKNIMVERIQSNSKKLCETLQTKYPGSDNVAELKASEEKLIKAYYAACSSHLKTLKNVVKKFIAIPDNVLANEDKLQEVQYTETELQCMHEKLEELQQKAKQVIMLNVALKEEIQLIEQFSICLDNTDRLRHIIESAVTCSNGSEIISQLVENYKQLSAILDNDPSVENMIYNSVNYKHTDTDINTF, from the exons ATGGAGAGCGACGCCGCTTCCGTCGAGCTGCAGACTCGCAAACGCGAGGAGTACGAGATGCAGCTGTTCGGCTTTCATTCCCGAGCCGTGTACAAGACCC taaaaaatattatggtTGAAAGAATACAGTCTAATAGCAAAAAATTGTGTGAAACATTGCAAACAAAATATCCGGGCTCAGATAATGTGGCTGAGCTAAAGGCAAGCGAAGAAAAACTTATAAAAGCATATTATGCAGCTTGTTCTTCTCACTTAAAAACGTTAAAG AATGTCGTAAAGAAGTTCATTGCTATACCTGACAATGTTCTGGCAAATGAGGATAAGCTGCAAGAAGTGCAATACACAGAAACAGAGCTGCAATGTATGCATGAGAAATTAGAGGAACTTCAACAGAAAGCAAAACAG GTGATTATGTTGAATGTGGCATTGAAGGAAGAGATACAGCTCATAGAACAATTTTCGATCTGTCTGGACAATACTGATAGGCTGCGTCATATAATTGAGAGCGCAGTTACGTGCTCGAATGGCAGTGAGATAATTTCTCAATTAGTTGAGAATTATAAACAACTCAGCGCGATCCTGGACAACGATCCATCTGTGGAGAACATGATTTATAATTCAGTCAATTACAAACATACAGATACCGATATCAATACCTTCTAa